From Microcebus murinus isolate Inina chromosome 13, M.murinus_Inina_mat1.0, whole genome shotgun sequence, the proteins below share one genomic window:
- the LOC105864413 gene encoding olfactory receptor 14A16, with protein sequence MTNLTAVTEFMLMGFSSNHNMYILHSVLFSLVYMCALMGNVLVIMVTTLDHHLHTPMYFFLKNLSFLDLCLISVTAPKSIANSLINDNSISFLGCVSQVFLLLFSASAELILLTVMSFDRYAAICHPLHYDIIMNRGTCVRAAAVSWLYGGLIAVMHTAGTFSLSYCRSNMVHQFFCDIPQLLAISCSENLMREIVPIFINVVLDFCCFIFIIITYVCIFSTVKKIPSTEGQSKAYSTCFPHLVVVVLFLSTGFIAYLKPPSRFPLISDLVISVFYTMMPPALNPIIYSLKNKAMKMALQMLIEEISPKSKSSHFSFH encoded by the coding sequence ATGACAAATCTCACAGCTGTGACTGAATTTATGCTCATGGGGTTTTCTAGCAATCACAATATGTACATTTTGCATTCAGTGCTCTTCTCGTTGGTATACATGTGTGCCCTGATGGGGAATGTGCTCGTTATCATGGTCACAACTTTGGACCATCATCTCCACACTCCCATGTATTTCTTCTTGAAGAATTTATCTTTCTTGGATCTCTGCCTTATTTCAGTCACTGCCCCCAAATCCATTGCCAATTCTTTGATAAACGACAACTCCATTTCATTCCTCGGCTGTGTTTCCCAGGtctttctgttgcttttttcAGCATCTGCAGAGCTGATCCTCCTCACAGTGATGTCCTTTGACCGCTATGCTGCCATATGCCACCCCCTGCACTATGACATCATCATGAACAGAGGCACCTGTGTGCGGGCGGCAGCTGTATCTTGGCTGTACGGGGGTCTGATTGCTGTGATGCACACAGCTGGTACCTTCTCCTTATCTTACTGTAGGTCCAACATGGTCCATCAGTTCTTCTGTGACATTCCCCAGTTATTAGCTATTTCTTGCTCAGAAAATTTAATGAGAGAAATTGTGCCCATCTTCATTAATGTGGTTTTGGATTTCTGCTGTTTCATATTCATCATCATTACCTATGTCTGTATCTTCTCCACTGTCAAGAAGATTCCTTCCACAGAAGGCCAGTCGAAAGCTTACTCCACTTGCTTTCCCCACCTGGTAGTGGTTGTATTATTTCTTTCCACTGGTTTCATTGCTTATCTGAAGCCACCTTCAAGATTTCCTCTTATTTCTGACCTTGTAATTTCTGTGTTCTATACCATGATGCCCCCAGCCTTGAATCCCATCATATACAGTTTAAAAAACAAGGCCATGAAGATGGCTCTACAGATGTTGATAGAGGAAATCTCACCAAAAAGTAAAAGctcacatttttcctttcattag